The Naumovozyma dairenensis CBS 421 chromosome 3, complete genome genome has a window encoding:
- the NDAI0C03250 gene encoding uncharacterized protein → MEVTSTTDQNKEIVSITDFCIRYSIPRKIQNLWGFNKCIENQTNNGHQSSKDSKVIEHITNDQFEEFKKEIEGKNKEKIDKKRKQEVWDRHQSTEYKKPCLAPNDIQYLQFEKASENIEVFCGNILLSSDNLEEQEQSLLNEMTFQTSLIRTSSFTDVYTYGAINNNSNKFDYNNNNNNNNQGFIPVSFHSSSCSSSHSPSPFQNFGT, encoded by the coding sequence ATGGAAGTTACAAGCACCACGGATCAGAATAAAGAGATAGTATCTATCACAGATTTTTGCATTCGATACTCTATCCCAAGaaagattcaaaatttatGGGGGTTCAACAAATGCATCGAAAATCAAACTAACAATGGCCACCAGTCATCCAAAGATTCTAAAGTAATCGAACATATTACAAATGatcaatttgaagaattcaagaaggaaattgaaggaaaaaacaaagaaaagatcgataaaaagagaaaacaaGAAGTATGGGATAGACATCAAAGTACTGAATACAAAAAACCCTGTCTGGCCCCAAATGATATCCAATATTTACAATTCGAAAAAGCAAGTGAGAATATTGAAGTATTCTGTGGTAATATTCTGCTATCTTCGGATAACttagaagaacaagaacaaagtTTGCTCAATGAGATGACTTTCCAAACATCATTAATCCGCACATCTTCTTTCACAGATGTATATACCTATGGTGCGATcaacaataatagtaacaaatttgattataataataataataataataataatcaagGTTTTATTCCTGTTTCCTTTCATTCCTCTTCATGTTCATCTTCTCATTCCCCTTCTCCTTTCCAAAACTTCGGTACTTAA
- the TDA11 gene encoding Tda11p (similar to Saccharomyces cerevisiae YHR159W; ancestral locus Anc_5.87) produces MNNSFDEFVEETDKAIHVDTSTRNSYRNTNDNVNNLLEEVKSYDDSNSDKRSKRHQPTVSLLQTTPTREECEEDHPLKNFNDIYDVAEETAEFNDFHRSLRTPDVYIHTEKNPTSTKSINVISRPNSNPRSSMMPKRRSLIQPMVISPSTPEDSLDVDIYQFTKAVKSSSSSTTKLQNHVPLGISTENLHSRTNSTQLITANELSKQNDIASLLTNLANKEQELLESKQKIEDLQKQLQLNEKLYKQHSIELKSLKEQVSRHFLSVKLGDPNSTGQGEYLDDNSSTPRRSGNTTMIEARNTNTSPQSNLKTTADTNVNSQSTSMWNKPLALFNQFDQIIQQELEKSLNWDDDAEEIARSNGRTSMDNKSPPNSKPETNTNRSVTSSLWSFVNDVKTGILGVEIENEDSMSETLRRRNAQKGRKKVREKKPDGIKEFNTIKKQQQQQQQQQNSNRLKFIDTAADFSESSTSSSEQNNDPDNDKNIVEMETLQ; encoded by the coding sequence ATGAACAATAGTTTTGACGAGTTTGTTGAGGAAACAGATAAAGCAATACATGTTGATACTAGTACAAGAAACAGTTATAGAAACACAAATGATAATGTGAATAATTTGCTGGAAGAGGTAAAGTCATATGATGATTCTAATAGTGATAAAAGGTCGAAACGACATCAACCAACTGTCTCCTTACTGCAAACAACTCCAACGAGAGAAGAATGTGAAGAAGATCATCCATTGAAGAACTTTAATGATATCTATGATGTAGCTGAAGAGACTGCagaatttaatgattttcaTAGATCATTAAGGACTCCAGACGTTTACATTCATACTGAAAAGAATCCCACCTCTACGAAATCCATAAACGTAATATCAAGGCCGAATTCAAATCCTCGATCCAGTATGATGCCAAAGAGAAGGTCACTGATTCAACCAATGGTTATATCACCATCGACACCGGAAGACAGTCTAGATGTTgatatttatcaatttaCTAAAGCAGTGAAatcctcatcttcttcgACCACAAAGCTTCAAAATCATGTTCCGCTTGGAATTAGTACAGAAAATCTGCattcaagaacaaataGTACACAGTTAATTACTGCTAATGAACTATCTAAGCAAAATGATATAGCCTCGTTATTAACAAATTTAGCTAATAAGGAGCAAGAGTTACTGgaaagtaaacaaaaaattgaagatttacaaaaacaattacaacTTAATGAAAAACTATATAAGCAGCATTCCATAGAACTaaaatctttgaaagaacaagTATCACGACATTTTTTGTCCGTTAAGTTAGGAGATCCCAATTCAACAGGCCAAGGTGAATATTTAGATGATAATTCATCCACACCTAGAAGAAGTGGCAATACAACTATGATAGAAGCGAGGAATACTAATACTAGTCCTCAGTCAAATTTGAAGACAACTGCAGATACAAATGTAAACTCACAATCAACTTCCATGTGGAATAAACCATTGGCTCTATTTAATCAATTCgatcaaataattcaacaGGAACTagaaaaatcattgaattgGGACGATGATGCAGAAGAAATCGCAAGATCAAATGGCCGCACTTCAATGGATAATAAGTCTCCACCTAACAGCAAACCCGAAACAAATACTAATAGATCTGTTACTTCATCACTTTGGAGTTTTGTTAATGATGTTAAAACGGGCATACTGGGggttgaaattgaaaatgaggATTCAATGTCAGAAACTCTTCGACGGAGAAATGCACAAAAGGGAAGAAAGAAGGTTCGTGAGAAGAAACCAGATGGTATTAAAGAGTTTAATACtataaagaaacaacaacaacagcagcagcaacagcaaAATAGTAACCGACTAAAATTCATAGACACCGCAGCAGATTTTTCAGAAAGTAGTACGTCGTCTTCCGAACAGAATAATGATCCAGATAACgataaaaatattgtaGAAATGGAAACACTTCAATGA
- the PEX18 gene encoding Pex18p (similar to Saccharomyces cerevisiae PEX21 (YGR239C) and PEX18 (YHR160C); ancestral locus Anc_5.86): MSSSACQTNLVSKFISKHDNNLQNSVSPLSPSYTGRSKVPKFNDNVADKKLNSFLLNSNTNNFIRNGFPEQLPHHTKPSYFHELHDSQESKGRCLDDAPEWISEFSNLELRKKDEQNSGRFIPSKEDTPISHIDIPNLQGNIGNNIIRLNHGSFPLNHTFPFKNYSLSTYEVQKYRSYNENENEAPEFLNEQFNIIEEEEQKEDSMNTGFPNKNISTEQEEFKNIAKDIYDFVENKENKNVSDKIRGSKFMSMISLVNDGDVTINVQERELFSLKDGDTLGNKFQHIDSDRLN, from the coding sequence ATGTCATCATCTGCATGCCAAACAAACTTAGTTTCCAAATTTATATCAAAACATGATAATAATCTCCAAAATTCAGTATCACCACTATCACCATCGTACACAGGACGTAGCAAGGTACCGAAGTTCAACGATAACGTAGCTGATAAGAAACTGAATTCCTTCTTGTTGAATTCCAACACAAACAACTTTATTCGAAATGGCTTCCCTGAACAACTACCTCATCATACAAAACCTTCTTATTTCCACGAATTACATGATTCGCAAGAATCAAAGGGTCGTTGTTTAGATGATGCCCCAGAATGGATCTCTGAGTTTTCTAACTTGGAACTAAGAAAGAAGGACGAACAGAACTCAGGAAGATTTATACCGTCTAAGGAGGATACACCGATAAGTCACATTGATATACCCAATCTCCAGGGAAATAttggtaataatatcataCGCTTGAACCATGGATCTTTTCCTTTGAATCATACCTTTCCATTTAAGAATTATTCCCTTTCCACCTATGAAGTTCAAAAATACAGAAGCTACAATGAGAATGAAAATGAGGCACctgaatttttaaatgaacagtttaatattatagaaGAGGAGGAACAAAAGGAAGATAGTATGAACACTGGATTTCcaaataagaatatttcaactgaacaagaagaattcaaaaatattgcTAAAGACATATATGATTttgttgaaaataaagaaaataaaaatgtgTCTGATAAGATTAGAGGTTCGAAATTTATGAGCATGATTTCACTGGTAAATGATGGTGATGTTACTATCAATGTCCAAGAAAGGgaacttttttctttaaaagatGGGGATACTTTAGGTAATAAGTTCCAACATATAGATAGTGACCGGCTAAATTAG
- the YAP1801 gene encoding Yap1801p (similar to Saccharomyces cerevisiae YAP1802 (YGR241C) and YAP1801 (YHR161C); ancestral locus Anc_5.84): protein MTTYMKLVKGATKIKLAPPKLKYIEPILLGSADPNDFREIIRALEARISDSAWTIAYKSVIMVHLLIREGDKNVTLDYLSNDLDFFTLSSSISNNSTAETRYLTRYANYLKIRCQEFGKTNKDYVREGYSNLKLSTDPSPRDLQKALQHVESLEVQISSLLKLKYSQMDLNNELLLFSFKLLVQDLLALYNALNEGIITLLETFFELSHRNAEKTLDLYKTFVNLTEHVVKYLKSGKSIGMKIPVIKHITTKLIRSLEEHLLEDERTHNTFSQSSTSIGNGTPDATIDNNNNNNNSKASESSAQVRLDQIREQKRILQEQLNNQQVLISPVSPTSTTNTYNPFSIDSVTLDQSQSHIQAQIPIVQSQTQIAQATSNPFMFVPQQTTSTTAFQQTAPNVSSQGPQQQPAYQPQTSAPVPAPAHAQQQGLQHINTFSASNQNQIVQLHHPFQTYETTHAFPSAQQQIPDGYINSTYNQHTTGNIQNNNNVQPQTNNNNISLNGEKILHPQATGSKNPFSMDNITKNIEQREQINPFSTTNFEESDNNQFQPTQISSQINSQLPASSSSINNINNPFSVSSPQLQSHSMNLAQTTYDIQSQMPPQMQSHQLIQHTQTAPSIPIQQHGTGFMTNSNNNNNNNNNNVATIPQNNMTTDQPPQQQLPQQIQQLNTEYNPFGMQNQTAYQPQMQSQMQPQPQPQMQQYNQYANNFNQQQTPNLIDI from the coding sequence ATGACTACCTATATGAAACTTGTTAAAGGAGCCACCAAGATCAAGCTGGCGCCTCCAAAACTAAAATACATAGAACCCATACTTCTAGGTTCAGCTGATCCAAACGATTTCCGTGAAATAATAAGAGCCCTAGAGGCAAGAATCTCTGATAGTGCATGGACAATCGCTTATAAATCGGTTATCATGGTTCATTTACTAATCAGAGAAGGTGACAAGAACGTAACACTGGACTATTTATCCAATGATTTAGATTTCTTTACATTGTCTTCTAGCATATCGAATAATTCTACAGCTGAAACAAGGTATCTTACTAGATATGCCAactatttgaaaattagATGCCAAGAATTTGGGAAGACTAACAAAGATTATGTAAGAGAGGgttattcaaatttgaaattatcaacAGATCCATCTCCAAGAGATTTACAAAAAGCTCTACAACATGTAGAATCATTAGAAGTACAAATTTCTagtttattaaaattgaagTATTCACAAATGgatttgaataatgaattattattattctcattcaaattattgGTACAAGATCTCCTTGCATTATACAATGCATTAAATGAGGGGATCATTACACTTTTAGAGACCTTTTTCGAATTATCTCATCGTAATGCTGAAAAAACATTGGATCTATATAAGACTTTTGTCAACCTAACTGAACATGTAgtcaaatatttgaaatcagGAAAATCAATAGGAATGAAAATACCTGTAATAAAACATATTACCACCAAATTAATTAGATCCTTAGAAGAACatttattagaagatgaaagaaCACATAATACATTTAGTCAAAGTTCCACAAGCATTGGTAACGGTACACCTGATGCTACAatcgataataataataataataataactctAAAGCAAGCGAGTCAAGTGCTCAGGTAAGATTAGACCAAATTAGAGAACAGAAGAGAATTttacaagaacaattaaataatcaacAAGTTTTAATCTCCCCTGTTTCACCAACTTCTACTACCAATACTTATAATCCTTTCTCAATAGATTCTGTGACACTAGATCAATCACAATCACATATCCAAGCCCAAATTCCAATCGTTCAATCTCAAACACAGATCGCTCAAGCTACAAGTAATCCATTTATGTTCGTACCTCAACAAACTACATCTACAACTGCATTCCAACAAACTGCCCCAAATGTATCTTCTCAAGGTCCCCAACAACAGCCAGCATACCAACCCCAAACATCTGCACCTGTGCCTGCACCTGCACATGCACAACAACAAGGATTACAACATATCAATACTTTTTCTGCTTCtaatcaaaatcaaatagtACAGCTCCATCACCCTTTCCAAACATATGAAACGACACATGCTTTCCCATCTgcacaacaacaaattcCTGACGGATACATTAATAGTACCTATAACCAACACACGACTGGtaatattcaaaacaataataatgtgCAACCgcaaacaaacaataataatatatcgTTGAATGGTGAAAAAATCTTACATCCACAGGCAACTGGATCCAAAAATCCATTCTCAATGGATAATATAACGAAGAATATAGAACAACGTGAACAAATTAACCCATTCTCAACGACAAATTTCGAAGAATCGgataataatcaatttcaacCCACTCAAATATCTTCTCAGATAAACTCACAATTACCAGCTAGTTCATCGTCTATcaacaatattaataacCCATTCTCTGTTTCATCACCACAACTACAATCACATTCAATGAACTTAGCACAAACTACATACGATATACAATCACAAATGCCTCCACAAATGCAATCTCATCAACTAATACAGCATACCCAAACAGCACCTTCCATACCAATTCAACAACACGGCACTGGATTCATGACAAAttcgaataataataataataacaacaataataatgtcgCAACGATACCTCAAAATAACATGACAACAGATCAACCACCACAGCAACAATTGCCTCAACAAATTCAGCAACTAAATACGGAATATAATCCATTTGGAATGCAAAATCAAACGGCCTACCAACCTCAAATGCAGTCTCAAATGCAACCTCAACCACAACCGCAAATGCAACAATACAATCAGTATGCTAATAATTTCAACCAACAACAAACTCCAAACTTAATTGACATTTAA
- the MPC2 gene encoding mitochondrial pyruvate carrier (similar to Saccharomyces cerevisiae YGR243W and YHR162W; ancestral locus Anc_5.83), with protein sequence MSTTTINSAFRRFWQSQTGPKTVHFWAPTLKWGLVIAGLSDINRPVEKVSGAQNLSLLATALIWTRWSFVIKPRNLLLASVNGVLGLTAGYHLLRIVDFRIRNGDSMSQLMKYIINGEQTQKQKHQQTKAITSS encoded by the coding sequence atGTCTACTACCACTATAAATTCCGCGTTCAGACGGTTCTGGCAAAGTCAAACAGGTCCTAAGACTGTCCATTTCTGGGCTCCTACTTTGAAATGGGGCCTGGTGATCGCAGGTCTAAGTGATATAAATAGACCTGTAGAGAAAGTTTCAGGAGCtcaaaatttatcattattagcTACCGCTTTAATTTGGACTCGTTGGTCATTCGTTATTAAACCAaggaatttattattggcCTCCGTTAATGGTGTCCTAGGGTTGACCGCTGgatatcatttattaagaaTTGTAGATTTTAGAATACGGAATGGAGATTCAATGAGtcaattgatgaaatatattatcaatgGTGAACAAACACAAAAGCAAAAACATCAACAAACTAAGGCAATTACTTCATCATGA
- the NDAI0C03300 gene encoding uncharacterized protein — MLGLQKIIDLSMSINLSNVEPDLIKSTDEYPLEVIPGEFHEQQVYITDPAMIHDISKLNYGRISRDKSMDKIEQQDLKRHIIEMATTFYRYNNKHLRDNVRKPSVTTVSKYFGIARQTFDDHLKGFHKNSVIFGAASKPLLESNEILLFKAMLSIAHNNEFPLPNMDDDLKYYIERFLNRKKLALNETETVDELLDKLNNATTISPSDPHNDPFTLLSAYSIIHDGILIKTSDLNDHTFNSKLRNTFNALNYIKRLAKNNNVMKNRNNSNVNSGSSSNNKVVSKRTITRIRQKLGISQKKRKLLINEKLHPTINNNNNDNNNRENRNCNDEDDQVKNKEWLRSNILFNQSLTEYDDRIWNCDEILIKVGEIGDRYRSPKKLKSKISTNNNNNNDNNNTKNASLLHIEEQERRKQPFNIPGGHGTQIQNPEDDRRSNGSKIETKESRQNNDEKRNRNENENYFHKSFQSNNNTDNISESVIDTLLRTEDNRGNNDNGSYSLDGIDTVSSSRIPHDLDHIGHQTVNPVDLGDHSKFAHQIHYNFDDTEKNQPSAKDGNDGEEEDEEQSTGGMREDSNLQDTTTTTTTTNNNNNTVMISIADDEFSLLYTVGIDGSILKPNIILNSEYDNRTNGRDSIISQIKYNRMKDDWIITIPSKEDEEERNKIEIFSKYIIECFHKQTAKFLQSKGLDYHSTRRLLIINSEIIPFQMDFLRVLNELNIDLLIIPSYSSTMLQPLDFGILNFFKSELRKLNRQWYSGSLVIPKMYKDEHVDDHTTNNNEAQNNYFLNHDYEHNNNHGYTIHQNLNNSISDDHQRKKAKDSNTDDMTLTDQIEIIYYLQNSLSKRIKNIHDIVRNGFGRVMINVGLNHGKLMQFIYNCEENIRLKELDNGATALPGNEMSGRIRRSNIDITPPHTAEERRQDEHHHIKFNDDNNDDDDEEEEEEQEEETLYHKESQRYSHKIDDDHEHNHTNNHFTVPMSNHPNNHHTTTNTNHNENGNEHEAMLTNSANTEDDLRLANIVRENISDATMTSVFFEPLLPVPDLEGNQSHHDFTNSDNANNNDTNNNSNNNNTNNSHGMD, encoded by the coding sequence atGCTAGGTCTGCAGAAAATAATTGACCTCTCCATGTCAATCAATTTATCGAATGTGGAACCAGATCTGATCAAATCGACAGATGAATACCCTTTGGAGGTGATTCCTGGAGAATTCCACGAACAGCAAGTCTATATAACGGACCCTGCTATGATTCATGACATTTCAAAACTAAATTATGGTCGAATAAGTAGAGATAAATCCATGGATAAAATAGAACAACAAGATTTAAAACGTCACATCATTGAAATGGCTACCACTTTTTACAGatacaataataaacatTTACGAGATAACGTAAGGAAACCATCAGTCACTACAGTGAGCAAGTATTTCGGTATAGCAAGGCAAACCTTTGATGATCATTTAAAAGGTTTCCATAAAAATAGTGTCATATTCGGAGCTGCATCAAAACCTTTATTGGaatcaaatgaaatattgTTATTCAAGGCAATGTTAAGTATTGCTCATAATAATGAGTTCCCATTACCTAACATGGACGatgatttaaaatattatattgaaagGTTCTTAAATAGGAAAAAATTGGCTTTGAATGAAACTGAAACTGTTGACGAATTATTAGACAAACTAAATAATGCTACCACTATCAGTCCGAGTGATCCGCATAATGATCCTTTCACGTTACTTTCTGCATATTCTATCATCCACGACGGGATATTAATTAAAACGTCCGATTTGAATGATCATACGTTCAATAGTAAACTGAGGAATACATTCAATGCattaaattatatcaaGAGACTCgctaaaaataataatgtcaTGAAAAATAGGAATAATAGTAATGTTAACAGCGGTTCTTcctcaaataataaagtgGTTAGTAAACGTACTATTACGAGAATTAGACAAAAATTGGGCATTTcacaaaagaaaaggaaattattGATCAACGAGAAACTACATCCAACCattaacaacaataataatgacaataaCAATCGTGAAAACAGAAATtgtaatgatgaagatgatcaGGTTAAAAATAAGGAATGGCTGAGGTCCAACATTTTATTCAACCAATCTTTAACTGAATATGATGATCGTATTTGGAATTGTGACgaaatattaattaaagTAGGGGAAATTGGTGATAGATATCGTTCTCctaaaaaattgaaaagcaaaatatcaacaaataataataataataatgataataataatactaagAACGCATCACTTTTACATATCGAAGAACAAGAGAGACGAAAACAACCCTTTAATATACCTGGTGGGCATGGAactcaaattcaaaatccTGAGGATGACCGTAGATCAAATGGAAGTAAAATCGAAACAAAAGAATCACGACAAAACAACGATGAAAAGAGAAATAGAAACGAGAACGAAAATTATTTCCATAAGTCATTTcaatctaataataacacaGATAATATCAGTGAAAGTGTCATAGATACATTATTAAGAACAGAAGACAATAGGGGTAACAATGACAATGGCAGCTATTCATTGGATGGAATCGATACTGTGAGTTCTTCAAGAATACCGCATGATTTAGACCATATAGGCCATCAAACTGTTAATCCTGTGGATCTAGGGGATCATTCTAAGTTTGCACATCAAATCCATTATAACTTTGATGATACGGAAAAAAATCAACCATCAGCTAAAGATGGTAATGACggagaagaagaggatgaGGAGCAATCAACAGGAGGAATGAGGGAGGACAGTAACTTGCAAGacactactactactactactactactaataataataataatactgtTATGATTTCAATAGCTGATGATGAGTTTTCTTTACTATACACTGTAGGCATTGATGGATCTATTTTGAAGCCAAATATCATCTTGAATTCGGAGTATGATAACCGCACTAATGGCAGAGATTCCATCATTTcacaaataaaatataatcgGATGAAGGATGATTGGATCATCACAATCCCTtcaaaagaagatgaagaagaaaggaACAAAATcgaaatattttccaagTATATCATAGAATGTTTCCATAAACAAACTGCAAAATTCTTACAATCGAAAGGTTTAGATTATCATAGTACAAGACgattattaattattaattctGAAATTATACCCTTCCAAATGGATTTTCTACGAgttttaaatgaattaaatattgaTCTTTTAATTATTCCTTCATATTCTTCCACTATGTTACAACCATTAGATTTCGGGATTctaaatttcttcaaatctGAATTGAGAAAATTGAATAGACAGTGGTATTCAGGTTCTTTGGTCATACCAAAAATGTACAAAGATGAACATGTTGATGACCATACgactaataataatgaggCACAAAATAATTACTTTCTAAATCATGACTATGagcataataataatcatgGTTATACGATACATCAAAATCTTAATAACTCAATATCCGATGATCATCAGAGAAAGAAAGCTAAAGATAGCAATACAGACGATATGACGCTGACTgatcaaattgaaattatttattaccttCAGAATTCATTATCCAAgagaatcaaaaatattcatgatATTGTTAGAAATGGGTTTGGACGTGTAATGATCAATGTCGGATTGAATCATGGCAAATTAATGcagtttatatataactgtgaagaaaatattagattGAAAGAGCTAGACAACGGTGCTACGGCCTTGCCAGGGAATGAAATGTCTGGGAGAATAAGAAGAAGTAATATAGACATTACTCCACCACATACGGCAGAGGAGAGAAGGCAAGATGAGCACCACCAtataaaatttaatgatgataataatgatgatgatgatgaggaagaagaggaggaacaagaagaagaaactttGTATCACAAGGAATCGCAAAGGTATAGTCATAAgattgatgatgatcatGAGCATAATCATACTAATAACCATTTCACGGTTCCTATGTCCAATCATCCTAATAATCACCATACCACTACTAATACGAATCATAATGAGAATGGGAATGAACATGAGGCAATGTTAACTAATTCTGCTAATACAGAGGATGATTTACGATTAGCCAATATTGTTAGAGAGAATATCTCTGATGCTACCATGACATCAGTATTTTTTGAGCCATTATTACCTGTTCCAGATTTAGAAGGGAATCAATCTCATCATGACTTTACTAACAGTGACAATgccaataataatgacactaataataatagtaataataataatactaataattcGCATGGAATGGATTAA
- the SOL3 gene encoding 6-phosphogluconolactonase SOL3 (similar to Saccharomyces cerevisiae SOL4 (YGR248W) and SOL3 (YHR163W); ancestral locus Anc_5.78) yields MVRAIVSNIEISLSKSLGEHILKHQDIALKSARKFNLAISGGSLINVLRAAFIEDKTLASKVDWHQWNIFFVDERIVPLDNPDSNFGAFKKAVLDSLPENKRPTVYTIDEQLVKDGKDSYPLIAMEYEKILPEKLDLVILGCGPDGHTCSLFPGESHRYLLDEKAKKVMWCQDSPKPPSDRITVTLPLLGNSNEIFFVAEGSSKQDIMHEIFDKENLELPCALVNHLYGNKVTWFVNDEAVKKVEKDIQSIN; encoded by the coding sequence ATGGTCAGAGCTATCGTATCCAACATAGAAATCAGCCTCTCCAAGTCCTTAGGTGAACATATCTTAAAACATCAAGATATCGCCTTAAAATCCGCCAGAAAGTTCAATCTGGCAATCAGCGGAGGATCCTTAATCAATGTCTTACGTGCTGCATTCATTGAAGACAAAACATTAGCCTCCAAAGTCGATTGGCATCAATGGAATATCTTCTTCGTAGATGAAAGAATTGTCCCATTAGATAATCCAGATAGTAATTTTGGTGCATTCAAAAAAGCTGTCTTGGATTCATTAcctgaaaataaaagacCTACCGTTTATACCATAGATGAACAATTAGTCAAAGATGGTAAAGATTCATACCCCTTGATCGCAATggaatatgaaaaaatctTACCTGAAAAACTCGATTTGGTCATATTGGGGTGTGGTCCTGATGGTCATACTTGTTCATTGTTCCCTGGGGAAAGTCATAGATATTTATTGGATGAAAAGGCAAAGAAAGTTATGTGGTGTCAAGATTCTCCAAAACCTCCAAGTGATAGAATTACAGTAACTTTGCCTCTCTTGGGtaattcaaatgaaatCTTTTTCGTCGCTGAGGGAAGTTCAAAACAAGATATTATGCATGAGATTTTtgataaggaaaatttggaattacCTTGTGCCTTGGTTAACCATTTGTATGGAAATAAAGTTACTTGGTTCGTTAACGACGAAGCTGTAAAGAAAGTTgaaaaagatattcaatCTATTAATTGA